CAAGAGGGCCGAACATCGTCCTGAACAAGCAATGTTCCACCTCTGGAGACCCTTATATCACAACTCCACAAGCTGTAAAGGCTTGTATTATAGGACCTTATGAGGGCGCGCCCGGCGAGTTACACCCGATTGAATACCTGTCTATGTATCAGTTTTGGAGGATTGGGGGAAGTACAGAAATCCTCCGTACCCTGCCCCACGACTCCACCCGATTTCCCGACTTCAGTAGAAGAAGACGCCGTACTGCACCAGAGATGGCAGCAAGGCGACCTAGTCTACTACAGCGTATGGGCCAGGAACTGCAACACGTTTACAGGGCTAGAGCAAAACGTCGGCACTGGCCATGGAATTAATGGCGGGCCTCCCCATGTCTCGTCGTCTCCAGGGGCGTGTACGCGGACGGTCACGCCTTGTACCGTGGAGATTTTGAATCGTACGAACCCCCTAGATTACGGTCGCCCCAAATGGTGAGAGCGATAGCGACATGTTTTCTAGACAGCACGCTGACGCGCAAACCGAGAATCGTGAGCCCGATCTTCAGTCACCACCTGCGCGTGACCGTCTCCAGTGGTGGGGGAGCGTTTTCGCTGCATTCGTGATTGGGGCAGTCTTGAGTCGCGTGGAACCAGAGGCAAGGGCATGGATAGAACACGCGTTCGCCAACATGTCTGGTAACGCGGATCCGAAAGGGGCTGGCGAAAGCTCCATCGGTGTTGTCGGAATCCCCACACTGCGCATCAGCGGCCGAGGGAGGATCATCAACGGCGATATGTGCTACAATGCGAGGACGGCACATGCGGAGCAGGCCTGAACAAAACCATTCGTCTCTGTATGTACTCAGGGGAGGCAGAACGTGGAGGCTAGCCCTCTTGTTCTTTCCGGGCGTCGGAGGGGCACTTATCCTGCTCGATGCACTTATCGTGCGGACAGATCGTCTAGCGACCGGGAATGGCACCGTACCGACAGAGGAATTCCGTATCCTGGTACTGCCCGTAATCCATCTTCTGGCGTTCTGCTATGCGGCTTATGCTCCAGTGATTGACGGCTGGATTCAGGCCAGATTTCGTTATCAACGCAAGTCATTGAGGGGCATCATGGTGGCTATTTGCTGTATTGCTTATTCGTCAGCTGCCTACATTTCACTGTGATGCTGGTGCATGCTGGCAAACCGATGTGTTCATGGGCGCGGATAAAGGGGGGCGCGGATGAAGGGTCGCAAGCCGTTCTCTAGATAGAGGTTGCATGCGAACCCGCGAGGAATGGGACGGTCCGCTGGCCGGAGCCTCGTCCTGGACGGACTCGCTGGGCCAGAAGTGGTGGGTGTACAACGAGGCCGGCAACCCGCTGAGTATGGTTTCCGAGTACGATTATTACTACGACGACTTCACCCGGCGCGAATCGCTGGTGACGTGGCTGACGGACGGCGCCTGGAGCAACTCGTTCGCGTACAACGACCGTAGCGAGCTGACCGGCTTCAACTGGTGGGCGTCTCCGGAGCCCGGCAGGAGCGAGGATGTCAGCCGCCGAAGGCAGTACACGTACGATCCGATCGGCAACCGCTCCGACCGCACGGAGGGGGCCGGCGACGTGCTGTATTATTGCCGGAATCAGGTGAATCAATACCGGTTCACCGACGATGCCCCCAACACCTGCCCACAGCCCACGTCGCCGACGGAATCGTTTAGCTACGACGCGGACGGCAACCTGACGGCCGACGGGACGTTCACGTACGTCTGGGACGCGGAGAACCGGCTGACGGAGGTTTACCCGACCAGTCCGAGCCAGGGCTCGAAGAAGCTCGTGTTCACGTACGATTACATGGGTCGCCGGGTCCGCAAGACGGTCTCGGTGTATAATAATAGCGCCTGGCAGGGACAGTCCGATCAGTTGTTCGTCTACGACGGGTGGAACGTGGTCGAGGTTCTGGACGCCAACGCGAGCAACGCCATCCTCTCCAAGTACACCTGGGGCCTGGACATGAGCGGCCAGGCCGGTACGGACGGCACCGCCGGCATCCACGGCGCCGGGGGGATCAGCGGTCTGCTGGCCAGCGTCGAAACCGGCACCACCGGCTCACCCGTCCACTGGTACTTCT
This genomic window from Phycisphaerae bacterium contains:
- a CDS encoding RHS repeat-associated core domain-containing protein; translation: MRTREEWDGPLAGASSWTDSLGQKWWVYNEAGNPLSMVSEYDYYYDDFTRRESLVTWLTDGAWSNSFAYNDRSELTGFNWWASPEPGRSEDVSRRRQYTYDPIGNRSDRTEGAGDVLYYCRNQVNQYRFTDDAPNTCPQPTSPTESFSYDADGNLTADGTFTYVWDAENRLTEVYPTSPSQGSKKLVFTYDYMGRRVRKTVSVYNNSAWQGQSDQLFVYDGWNVVEVLDANASNAILSKYTWGLDMSGQAGTDGTAGIHGAGGISGLLASVETGTTGSPVHWYFYDANGNVGQVLDATNLNNITTVARYEYDPYGNTLAATGTYAAANPFRFSTKWFDTETGLSYYGYRYYNARLGRWMSRDPIEEDGGLNLYAVVKNAAVNLYDPTGLIGGLSTPACRLCCGQAYNKCIENGGSIPDCDHLLRGCHYSCENYGTPGAEALALCSGYVAPSQIPWLLCCGTCRHIPVLDEGPANDLVVVGCTAVSFVAPAGATCKVIMADANALRTYKAGTIGCRLVRIRKWIRYDLPHHGKCAEWDGTIPNCLRKCGELLRK